Proteins encoded together in one Ipomoea triloba cultivar NCNSP0323 chromosome 4, ASM357664v1 window:
- the LOC116017594 gene encoding LOB domain-containing protein 29-like — translation MSGSTSGSPCGACKFLRRKCVKGCVFAPYFCHEQGASHFAAIHKVFGASNASKLLSHLPVGDRAEAAITISYEAQARLQDPIYGCVSHIFALQQQVINLRAQLASLKEQAAQTFCNSSANPNHDRSWGRQACYSQENVQGWFGSGTLESVPQFPSNNVGEMGFYSNGNLNHHHLNPICNQTSILPEENMSYATSFEEGSSSMDSLDIQTDNKPWPAAYHDDRDDLQSVAFRYLQHH, via the exons ATGAGTGGGTCGACAAGTGGCTCCCCTTGTGGTGCCTGCAAATTCTTGAGAAGAAAATGCGTTAAGGGCTGTGTTTTTGCCCCTTATTTCTGCCATGAACAAGGAGCTTCCCATTTTGCAGCCATCCATAAGGTTTTTGGTGCCAGTAATGCTTCTAAGCTGCTCTCTCATCTCCCCGTTGGTGACCGAGCCGAGGCCGCCATTACCATCTCCTATGAAGCTCAGGCCAGGCTTCAAGATCCCATTTATGGCTGCGTTTCTCACATCTTTGCTCTCCAGCAACAG GTTATTAATCTGAGAGCACAGCTGGCTTCTCTCAAGGAACAAGCGGCGCAAACCTTCTGCAACTCATCTGCAAACCCTAATCACGACAGAAGCTGGGGAAGACAAGCTTGTTACTCGCAGGAAAATGTTCAGGGATGGTTCGGGTCAGGAACCCTAGAATCCGTGCCCCAATTTCCCAGCAACAACGTTGGAGAAATGGGGTTTTACTCAAACGGGAACCTTAACCATCATCATCTAAACCCTATCTGCAACCAAACCTCGATTCTTCCCGAGGAAAACATGTCGTACGCTACCAGCTTTGAAGAAGGGTCTTCTTCCATGGATTCCCTCGACATCCAAACGGACAACAAGCCATGGCCGGCGGCGTATCACGACGACCGTGACGACCTCCAATCGGTGGCTTTCAGATACCTTCAACACCACTGA